A window from Leptothermofonsia sichuanensis E412 encodes these proteins:
- a CDS encoding CHAT domain-containing protein: MLSWGNRGTVRSLCRLILYGCLGLVLAWGLSVGDTSAHQPSQLNPDRIHNLNLEGQQQLDQGNPEAALETWLKAEKLYRQMGNLQGAMGTQINQAKALQNLGFYRRARTLLDQVVAFQRQQPNSSLKANGLLTLGNVLRLVGEYEKSQEVLTESLRIAQQINSQPDLQAAYLHIGNTLLAQGQSLTALDSFTQAAAIPGQLKLSAQLGQLKLFHQLHRRAEATALQSQIESHLEVLPPGQLAIYGRIEFANLITQRSEVGTGEPAISETQTPNLTGVRMPGATQMLQAANLLATAAQQARLLGDRRAESYAMGRLGHLYEQTRQWAAAKQLTQAALQRAKSVNGTEVLYQWQWQMGRILRSQGDVPGATLAYTQAVETLQSLRQDLVAIGQDVQFSFRDQVEPVYRGLVDLLLQPDASQEHLSKARQVLESLQLVELNNFFREACLDARIRPVDHVDPTAAVIYPVLLPDRLEVIVSFPDKRLQQYTTSVSEEKILAGIQAMQASFRRTSFLQERLAAAQQLHHWLIQPIAADLTRQGVQTLVFVLDGSLRNLPMAALHDGSHYLIEQYQIALTPSLQLLNPHQLRPGEMRALVGGLSEGMAGAPPLPGVEQEVNEIRQQLPTRILLNQAFTTDALKTQVQAVPFTVIHFATHGQFSSNARDTYIQTWDGRLTVTDLQDLLNQRSLTDRHGIDLLVLSACQTAVGDNRATLGMAGVAVRSGARSTLATLWRVNDASTAEFVTRFYQALVQPGSNKAQAVRAAQMAMIQSPAFNHPFYWAPFILVGNWL; this comes from the coding sequence ATGCTGAGTTGGGGAAACAGAGGGACAGTCCGCTCCCTCTGCCGCTTGATTCTCTATGGATGCCTGGGTTTAGTGCTGGCCTGGGGACTGTCGGTTGGCGATACCTCTGCCCACCAGCCATCACAACTTAACCCTGATCGGATCCATAATCTCAACCTGGAAGGACAGCAACAGCTTGATCAGGGCAACCCTGAAGCTGCCCTGGAAACCTGGCTGAAAGCCGAAAAGCTCTACCGCCAGATGGGCAATCTGCAAGGGGCAATGGGTACCCAGATTAACCAGGCGAAAGCATTGCAAAATCTGGGGTTTTACCGTCGTGCCAGAACACTGCTGGACCAGGTGGTGGCGTTCCAGCGGCAACAGCCCAACTCTTCCCTGAAAGCAAATGGATTGTTAACCCTGGGAAATGTGCTGCGGTTAGTTGGAGAGTATGAAAAATCCCAGGAGGTTTTGACAGAAAGCCTCAGGATTGCTCAGCAGATAAACTCGCAACCAGATCTACAGGCCGCTTACCTGCATATAGGGAATACTCTACTGGCTCAGGGACAATCTCTGACTGCCCTCGATTCGTTCACGCAAGCCGCTGCTATCCCAGGGCAGCTTAAACTGTCGGCTCAACTTGGGCAACTCAAACTCTTCCACCAACTGCATCGCCGGGCAGAAGCCACTGCCTTACAGTCCCAGATTGAATCCCATCTGGAGGTATTACCTCCCGGTCAACTGGCAATCTATGGACGGATTGAATTCGCCAATTTAATCACTCAGAGGTCAGAAGTTGGAACTGGGGAGCCAGCCATTTCTGAAACTCAAACTCCAAACCTCACAGGTGTAAGGATGCCGGGTGCGACTCAGATGCTTCAAGCGGCCAACCTGCTGGCAACCGCGGCTCAACAAGCCAGGCTTCTGGGCGATCGCCGTGCCGAATCCTATGCGATGGGACGACTGGGGCATCTGTATGAACAAACCCGGCAGTGGGCGGCAGCAAAGCAACTCACCCAGGCTGCCCTACAGCGAGCAAAGAGTGTGAATGGGACGGAGGTGCTGTACCAGTGGCAGTGGCAAATGGGACGGATTTTGCGATCCCAGGGAGATGTGCCAGGAGCCACACTGGCTTACACTCAGGCAGTAGAAACGCTTCAGTCGCTGAGGCAGGACCTGGTAGCGATTGGGCAGGATGTGCAGTTTTCCTTCCGCGACCAGGTTGAACCCGTATATCGAGGGCTGGTCGATTTGCTCCTCCAGCCGGATGCCTCCCAGGAACACCTGAGCAAAGCCCGCCAGGTCCTTGAATCCTTGCAGCTTGTCGAGTTAAATAACTTTTTTCGGGAGGCGTGTTTAGATGCCCGGATCCGCCCGGTTGACCATGTGGATCCAACCGCTGCGGTGATTTACCCTGTCCTGCTGCCCGATCGCCTGGAAGTCATCGTTTCCTTCCCAGACAAGCGATTGCAACAGTACACGACTTCAGTCTCGGAGGAAAAAATTCTGGCTGGCATCCAGGCAATGCAGGCCTCGTTTCGCCGCACCTCCTTCCTTCAGGAACGGTTAGCCGCAGCTCAACAACTGCATCACTGGTTGATCCAGCCCATAGCCGCAGATCTGACCCGGCAGGGCGTTCAAACCCTGGTTTTTGTCCTGGATGGCTCGTTGCGAAACCTGCCTATGGCTGCTCTGCACGACGGCAGCCACTATTTGATTGAGCAATACCAGATTGCGCTGACCCCCAGTCTGCAACTATTGAATCCCCATCAGTTACGCCCAGGAGAGATGCGGGCATTGGTTGGTGGTTTGAGCGAAGGGATGGCTGGGGCACCCCCCCTCCCTGGTGTAGAGCAGGAAGTCAATGAAATTCGTCAGCAACTTCCAACTCGGATTCTGTTAAATCAAGCTTTTACCACAGATGCGTTGAAAACCCAGGTACAGGCCGTTCCGTTTACCGTGATCCATTTTGCCACCCACGGACAGTTCAGCTCCAACGCCAGAGATACTTACATCCAGACCTGGGATGGCAGGTTGACAGTAACGGATCTGCAAGACTTGCTGAATCAGCGATCGCTGACAGACAGGCATGGGATCGACCTGCTGGTTCTAAGTGCCTGCCAGACGGCTGTAGGGGATAACCGGGCGACCCTGGGAATGGCTGGAGTTGCGGTTCGATCAGGGGCACGCAGTACGCTGGCAACGCTCTGGCGTGTCAATGATGCTTCCACTGCCGAATTTGTAACCAGATTCTACCAGGCACTGGTTCAGCCAGGGAGCAACAAAGCCCAGGCGGTTCGGGCTGCTCAAATGGCGATGATCCAGTCGCCAGCTTTCAATCATCCCTTTTACTGGGCACCCTTTATTCTGGTAGGCAATTGGTTATAA
- the dnaJ gene encoding molecular chaperone DnaJ — MARDYYEILGVSRDADKEEIKRAYRRLARKYHPDVNKEAGAEERFKEINRAYEVLSEPEVRARYDRFGEAGVSSGAGAGGFQDFGDMGGFADIFESFFSGFGGVPGQTARRRTGPVRGDDLRLDLRLEFREAIFGGEREIRINHLETCATCGGTGAKPGTRPRTCSTCGGSGQVRRATRTPFGSFTQVSVCPTCNGSGQMIEDKCESCGGNGQRQETKKLKINIPPGVDNGTRLRVSGEGDAGQRGGPAGDLYVYLFVNEDAEFRREGINILSELKISYLQAILGCRLEVNTVDEPQELVIPPGTQPGKVLTLEGKGVPRLGNPVSRGDHLITIQVDIPTKVSAEERELLEKLAKLRGDRVGKGSIEGIFGKMFGG; from the coding sequence ATGGCTCGTGATTACTATGAAATCCTCGGTGTTTCCCGTGATGCCGACAAGGAGGAAATTAAGCGTGCGTATCGTCGCCTGGCCCGTAAATATCATCCGGATGTGAATAAGGAGGCTGGCGCCGAGGAACGATTCAAAGAAATTAATCGTGCCTACGAAGTGCTTTCGGAACCAGAAGTCCGTGCCCGTTACGATCGCTTTGGTGAAGCTGGGGTCAGTTCTGGGGCAGGGGCTGGTGGATTCCAGGATTTCGGTGATATGGGGGGCTTCGCTGATATTTTTGAAAGCTTCTTCAGTGGTTTTGGTGGAGTGCCTGGTCAGACGGCTCGTCGGCGTACTGGACCTGTGCGGGGAGATGATCTGCGGCTGGACCTGAGGCTGGAATTTAGAGAAGCCATTTTTGGCGGTGAGCGCGAAATTCGGATTAACCATTTAGAAACCTGCGCTACCTGTGGCGGAACAGGAGCCAAGCCAGGAACTCGCCCGCGCACCTGTTCAACCTGTGGTGGTTCAGGTCAAGTGCGGCGAGCAACACGCACCCCCTTTGGCAGTTTTACTCAAGTGTCGGTTTGCCCAACCTGTAATGGCTCCGGGCAAATGATTGAGGATAAGTGCGAGTCCTGTGGTGGGAATGGGCAGCGCCAGGAAACGAAAAAACTGAAGATCAACATTCCACCGGGGGTTGATAATGGAACTCGTCTACGGGTCTCTGGTGAAGGGGATGCGGGGCAGCGGGGAGGCCCGGCTGGAGATCTTTATGTTTACCTGTTTGTAAATGAAGATGCTGAATTTCGACGGGAAGGCATCAATATTCTTTCGGAGCTAAAAATTAGCTATCTGCAAGCCATTCTGGGTTGTCGCCTGGAAGTGAACACCGTTGATGAACCGCAGGAGCTGGTGATCCCACCCGGAACTCAACCTGGAAAGGTACTTACCCTGGAGGGGAAGGGAGTCCCCAGGTTAGGCAACCCGGTCAGCCGGGGTGATCATTTGATTACGATCCAGGTTGATATTCCAACTAAAGTCTCGGCTGAGGAGCGAGAGTTGCTGGAAAAACTGGCAAAGCTGAGGGGCGATCGCGTTGGTAAAGGTAGTATTGAAGGTATTTTTGGCAAGATGTTTGGCGGATGA
- a CDS encoding two-partner secretion domain-containing protein, whose protein sequence is MNNEETPQRPLIRQRLWSTVLILTLGEMGTPGFAQLVPDGTLGTQSSTVRTSGSTDIIEGGVRAGRNLFHSFQELNVDSGRSLYFQDPGVSNILTRVTGSNPSSINGKLGVLGNANLFLLNPNGIIFGSSARLGIRGSFVASTASAIKFADGSEFRATPPQVAPLLTVSLPIGLQRGNQPAAFIINRGNLAVGQDLTLDADRLDLQGQMQAGRNLTLLATDTVYGRDKPAVPFLAQAGQHLKIQGDRGIDILTLNHPNWIPFQSGGNLSLLSDGIISGDARFASQGNVQIQSISAGLATFTSLYDPIISSTGDVDLALNYSGASLLVEAGGNIRIQGSVDITTPDVAAPFVGDDAILNREPGLILRSGQTALRYAGSSDPIAGSTTGSGLVSEPGITLGGDVTVASGGVVRLTTEGNGDIRTQVVRASQGAISLTSTGGSITSHGQFFSVATGSGNAGSIQLNAPRGDVTTGRLIAYSDDPFTSGNGGSIAVIAGRNAMLGEIDTWSTAGDGASLSVTAGQAISTRNIITYSYIDGDSGDVTMTAGGPIALSSIDTSADGGRSGAVRITTLSEVTVRGAIDTSTYGSGQGGAIEVQAGGDVRLLDGSTLRSDTFTSGQAGDVAVSARSLFLEDGAQIRSVSRYGAIGGNGGTITLNVADTIKLSGVGSGDRPSAIFSLADLYSTGNGGNITIYTGSLIMRDGSEILANHFGEGVGTRAGNITIRATDLISLEGFRVRVDKADSPGSGIGSNVSTGLDSVRGINRQGGTIDIRAGALELLNGGYISSSLELEANGQGGNILIDVSRQGVPGTVVIAGSATRQTGIFSRTMTDSVGNGGNIQLNAGTVSLQDNGIIGAETNGAGNGGRIYLNTTSLSVSRRSAISAETTTAGNAGEITLLSDRLTLTDGGQIRSETSSSGQAGVIQLGRPDLPIHQVTLRGRGSAILAGTQPGSSGNGGNITLFAGDVSVQEQARISAETSGQGTAGNISLQATGSVAIEEGLIASGVAANARGNGGEIVLAARSVRLINRGQIQTLTLGSGKAGDIQVQADRIAIADPFSGIISGSSNPVQRGTGIGDGGNIRLTAGILQVWNDGIVSASTFSDGRSGTIDVTTGILDLTSEGKLSATTQSRGDAGSIRVFASDRVTIAGARSGLFANTTFQSSGNGGSIFLTTDRLRMQDRGRITVDSEGRGRGGDIQLAADQIDLDRSVIFAETASSNGGNVQIQVRDLLLLRHNSLISASAGTAQAGGNGGNIWINAGFVVGVLKENSDIRANAFTGNGGRVNIWSQGIFGLRFQPRPTPISDITASSQYGFSGTVTLSTLDSDPNRGLVNLPETLTDSSHQMTQTCTPQQQGNYFIVTGRGGLSPDPAEALNQTLVWVDGQSVQGQGNGEESGRTEPGKAEPGKIMQTVSSREVGHRRRSTAENSSPSPIVEITGWIRNMDGSIVLVADTGTPEFAIATQPCQSPSLGKEP, encoded by the coding sequence ATGAACAACGAAGAAACCCCCCAGAGACCGCTGATCAGACAGAGGTTGTGGTCAACGGTCCTGATCCTTACTCTGGGGGAGATGGGCACGCCCGGTTTTGCCCAACTGGTGCCCGATGGAACCCTGGGCACCCAGTCCTCAACGGTCAGGACCAGTGGCTCCACTGATATTATTGAGGGGGGGGTGCGGGCAGGCAGAAATCTGTTCCACAGTTTTCAAGAACTGAATGTTGACAGTGGGCGATCGCTCTACTTTCAGGATCCTGGTGTCAGTAATATCCTCACCCGTGTGACGGGATCAAATCCATCCAGTATTAATGGAAAGCTGGGGGTTTTGGGCAATGCCAATCTGTTTTTGCTCAATCCTAACGGCATTATTTTTGGTTCCAGTGCCAGGCTGGGTATTCGCGGCTCGTTTGTAGCATCAACCGCTTCGGCAATTAAATTTGCGGACGGAAGCGAGTTTCGGGCTACCCCTCCTCAGGTAGCCCCATTACTGACCGTCTCTCTACCGATTGGCTTACAGCGCGGCAATCAACCAGCCGCCTTTATCATCAATCGGGGCAATTTAGCCGTTGGACAGGATCTTACCCTGGATGCCGATCGCCTCGATTTGCAGGGACAGATGCAAGCCGGACGAAATTTGACCCTGCTGGCAACGGATACTGTCTATGGGCGAGATAAACCAGCCGTCCCGTTTCTGGCCCAGGCGGGTCAGCACTTAAAGATTCAGGGCGATCGCGGCATCGACATCCTGACTCTCAACCACCCCAACTGGATTCCGTTTCAGAGCGGTGGCAATCTGAGTCTGCTCAGTGATGGCATTATTTCTGGGGATGCCCGCTTTGCCAGCCAGGGGAATGTGCAAATCCAATCCATCTCTGCTGGTCTGGCAACCTTCACCAGCCTCTACGACCCCATCATTTCAAGCACGGGGGATGTTGATTTAGCTCTCAACTACAGTGGGGCATCATTACTGGTTGAAGCAGGCGGTAACATTCGGATTCAAGGCAGCGTGGATATTACCACGCCGGATGTGGCAGCTCCCTTTGTGGGGGATGATGCCATTCTCAACCGCGAACCGGGGCTGATTCTGCGATCCGGGCAAACAGCCCTCCGCTATGCTGGCAGCAGTGACCCCATTGCAGGCAGTACGACCGGATCCGGCCTGGTTTCTGAGCCGGGCATTACCCTGGGCGGAGATGTGACCGTTGCCTCTGGAGGGGTTGTCAGGCTTACCACAGAGGGCAACGGAGATATTCGCACCCAGGTTGTTCGTGCCTCCCAGGGGGCAATCTCCCTTACCAGCACCGGAGGGTCTATCACCAGCCATGGGCAATTCTTCAGTGTAGCCACCGGGAGCGGGAATGCGGGTTCTATTCAGTTGAATGCACCCCGTGGTGACGTGACCACGGGTAGGTTAATTGCCTATAGTGATGACCCGTTCACATCTGGCAACGGTGGCTCCATTGCGGTCATTGCGGGTCGGAATGCGATGCTCGGCGAGATCGACACCTGGTCAACCGCAGGGGATGGTGCCAGCCTGAGCGTTACAGCCGGTCAAGCCATCAGCACCCGGAACATTATTACCTACAGTTACATTGACGGCGACAGCGGTGATGTTACCATGACGGCGGGAGGACCCATTGCCCTCAGCAGTATTGATACCAGTGCTGACGGGGGGAGGAGTGGCGCGGTCAGGATAACAACCCTCTCAGAGGTAACCGTCAGGGGAGCCATCGATACCAGTACCTATGGGAGCGGGCAGGGTGGGGCAATAGAAGTACAGGCGGGTGGGGATGTGCGCCTGTTGGATGGTTCGACCTTGAGAAGCGATACGTTTACCAGTGGACAGGCGGGGGATGTTGCCGTTTCAGCCCGATCGCTGTTTCTGGAAGATGGTGCCCAGATCCGCAGTGTCAGTCGGTATGGGGCGATCGGTGGCAACGGTGGGACTATTACCCTGAATGTGGCAGATACGATTAAACTCTCCGGCGTGGGTAGTGGGGATCGCCCCAGTGCCATTTTTAGCCTGGCTGATCTGTATTCCACGGGCAATGGGGGCAATATCACCATTTATACCGGGTCTCTGATCATGCGCGATGGCTCCGAAATCCTGGCGAATCATTTTGGGGAGGGGGTTGGCACGCGGGCAGGAAACATTACGATTCGTGCCACCGACCTGATCAGCCTGGAAGGGTTTCGGGTTCGAGTTGACAAAGCGGATAGCCCTGGTAGTGGAATTGGCAGTAATGTAAGCACTGGCCTCGATAGTGTGCGCGGGATCAACCGTCAGGGAGGGACCATCGATATCCGGGCAGGCGCGTTAGAACTGCTCAACGGCGGTTATATCTCCAGCAGTCTGGAGTTGGAGGCAAATGGGCAGGGGGGTAACATTCTGATTGACGTTAGCCGTCAGGGTGTCCCAGGGACTGTGGTGATTGCTGGTTCAGCAACCCGACAAACTGGAATCTTCAGTCGCACGATGACAGATAGTGTGGGCAATGGCGGCAATATCCAGCTCAATGCTGGAACGGTATCTTTGCAAGACAATGGCATCATTGGGGCTGAAACCAATGGCGCTGGCAATGGGGGACGAATTTATCTGAATACCACAAGTCTGTCGGTGAGTAGGCGCTCTGCCATCAGTGCCGAAACGACAACCGCAGGAAATGCAGGCGAAATTACCCTGCTCAGCGATCGCCTGACCCTGACAGATGGTGGGCAAATCCGCTCTGAAACGAGCAGTAGTGGACAGGCAGGGGTGATCCAACTGGGAAGACCGGATCTGCCCATCCACCAGGTAACTTTGAGGGGAAGGGGAAGTGCCATCTTAGCCGGTACGCAGCCTGGCTCCAGCGGCAATGGAGGTAATATTACGTTGTTTGCCGGGGATGTGTCTGTCCAGGAACAGGCGCGAATTTCGGCTGAAACCTCCGGGCAGGGTACTGCTGGTAACATTTCGTTGCAGGCGACTGGCTCAGTGGCAATTGAAGAGGGTTTAATTGCCAGTGGGGTAGCGGCCAATGCCAGGGGCAATGGGGGTGAGATTGTCCTCGCAGCCCGATCCGTGCGCCTGATAAATCGGGGACAGATTCAAACCCTTACCCTGGGATCTGGGAAAGCGGGAGATATTCAGGTGCAGGCAGACAGGATCGCGATCGCAGATCCCTTCAGTGGCATTATCTCTGGCAGCAGCAATCCGGTTCAACGAGGAACCGGGATTGGGGATGGCGGAAATATTCGGCTCACGGCTGGTATCCTCCAGGTGTGGAATGACGGCATCGTTAGTGCCTCAACTTTCAGCGATGGTCGGAGTGGCACTATTGATGTGACCACGGGAATACTCGACCTGACCAGCGAGGGTAAGCTCTCAGCCACGACCCAGAGCCGGGGAGATGCGGGCAGTATTCGGGTTTTTGCCAGCGATCGGGTGACCATTGCGGGAGCCAGGAGTGGGCTATTTGCCAACACAACCTTCCAGTCCTCTGGTAACGGAGGCAGTATCTTTCTGACGACCGATCGCCTGCGGATGCAAGACCGGGGGCGAATTACTGTCGATAGCGAGGGACGGGGCCGCGGTGGTGACATTCAACTGGCTGCGGACCAGATTGATCTGGATCGATCCGTGATTTTTGCTGAAACGGCTTCCAGCAATGGGGGAAACGTTCAAATCCAGGTCAGGGATTTGCTGTTGCTACGCCACAATAGCCTGATTTCTGCCAGTGCGGGCACAGCTCAAGCAGGGGGCAACGGCGGCAATATCTGGATCAACGCCGGGTTTGTGGTTGGAGTTTTGAAAGAAAACAGTGACATCCGTGCCAATGCCTTCACGGGTAACGGAGGACGGGTCAATATCTGGTCCCAGGGGATCTTTGGGCTACGCTTTCAACCCAGACCAACGCCTATCAGTGACATTACTGCCAGTTCACAATACGGGTTCAGTGGTACGGTTACCCTCAGCACCCTGGACAGTGACCCGAATCGAGGACTGGTAAACTTACCTGAAACCCTGACTGATTCCAGCCATCAAATGACCCAGACCTGCACGCCTCAGCAACAGGGCAATTATTTCATCGTAACCGGGCGGGGAGGGCTATCCCCCGATCCAGCAGAGGCGTTGAATCAGACGCTGGTCTGGGTCGATGGGCAAAGCGTGCAAGGGCAGGGAAACGGGGAGGAGTCAGGCAGAACAGAGCCAGGGAAAGCAGAGCCAGGGAAAATAATGCAAACGGTATCCTCCAGGGAGGTTGGACATCGTCGCCGCTCTACAGCGGAGAATTCCAGCCCCAGTCCGATTGTAGAAATCACTGGCTGGATCAGAAATATGGACGGATCAATCGTGCTGGTGGCGGACACGGGAACCCCTGAATTCGCGATCGCCACTCAACCCTGTCAATCCCCTTCTTTGGGAAAGGAACCCTGA
- the rsgA gene encoding small ribosomal subunit biogenesis GTPase RsgA: MSAELPDLLTNSGTNTLTGTVLAIQANYYQVRLDLESLSSFSPPPPSPTLLCTRRTRLKKIGQRVMVGDRVEVEEPDWAGGRGAISQVFPRKAELDRPPVANANQILLVFALAEPDLDPYQLSRFLVKAESTALRVCLCLNKSDLLTDTEQNQWLNRLQEWGYCPFLISVKTRVGLDALLTQLRDRITVVSGPSGVGKSSLINWLIPQANLRVGAVSGKLARGRHTTRHVELFELPQGGLLADTPGFNQPELDCAPEELAAYFPEAQQRLAVADCQFSDCLHRDEPNCAVRGEWERYAHYLNFLEEAIARQGKLNRTADEESSLKLKTKSHGRQSYEPKLEPKKYRRPSRRTQQQELQGLTEEFEE, translated from the coding sequence ATGAGTGCTGAGTTACCAGATCTTCTGACCAACTCAGGCACCAATACTCTGACCGGGACCGTGCTGGCAATTCAGGCGAACTATTACCAGGTCCGGCTTGATCTGGAATCCCTCTCCTCCTTTTCTCCTCCCCCACCCTCCCCTACCCTCCTCTGTACCCGTCGAACGCGGCTGAAAAAAATTGGGCAGCGCGTCATGGTGGGCGATCGGGTTGAAGTCGAGGAACCAGATTGGGCAGGGGGGCGGGGGGCAATTTCCCAGGTCTTTCCGCGTAAAGCTGAACTGGATCGACCCCCTGTTGCCAATGCTAACCAGATTCTGCTGGTGTTTGCCCTGGCAGAACCCGACCTGGATCCCTATCAATTGAGCCGGTTTCTGGTAAAAGCAGAATCTACTGCATTACGGGTATGCCTATGTTTAAACAAGAGCGACCTGCTCACCGACACAGAACAAAACCAGTGGCTGAACCGATTACAGGAGTGGGGCTATTGTCCTTTCTTAATTAGCGTTAAGACCAGGGTGGGATTGGATGCTCTGCTCACTCAGCTCAGGGACAGAATTACAGTTGTCTCTGGTCCATCGGGGGTTGGCAAGTCCAGCCTGATTAATTGGTTGATTCCGCAGGCAAATTTACGGGTGGGGGCGGTTTCGGGTAAGTTAGCCAGGGGGCGACACACGACTCGCCATGTGGAGTTATTTGAGTTACCACAGGGGGGACTGCTGGCAGATACCCCCGGTTTTAATCAACCAGAACTGGATTGTGCACCGGAGGAATTAGCAGCTTATTTCCCCGAAGCTCAGCAACGTCTGGCAGTCGCAGACTGTCAGTTTAGTGACTGTTTACACCGGGATGAACCGAATTGTGCAGTACGGGGTGAATGGGAGCGATATGCCCATTATTTGAACTTTTTAGAGGAAGCGATCGCCCGCCAGGGAAAGCTAAATCGCACGGCTGATGAGGAGTCCAGTCTGAAGCTGAAAACGAAAAGCCATGGTCGCCAGTCCTATGAACCAAAGTTAGAGCCGAAGAAATATCGCCGCCCCTCGCGGCGCACTCAACAGCAGGAGTTGCAGGGGTTAACTGAGGAATTTGAAGAATAA
- a CDS encoding sulfurtransferase TusA family protein: MSQFNSPLVTPDAQLDLRGTPCPINFVRTKLRLEQMSPGSLLEVWLDPGEPIEQVPDSLTMEGYSIEQIEDRTGFFAIRVRCPAVANTDL, encoded by the coding sequence ATGAGTCAGTTTAATTCTCCTTTAGTTACTCCAGATGCCCAGCTTGATTTGCGGGGCACGCCTTGTCCGATCAACTTTGTGCGAACCAAACTGCGGCTGGAGCAGATGTCTCCCGGTTCGCTTCTGGAAGTCTGGTTAGATCCGGGTGAGCCAATTGAGCAGGTTCCCGATAGTCTGACAATGGAAGGCTACAGCATCGAGCAGATTGAAGACCGCACGGGCTTTTTTGCGATCAGAGTCCGATGTCCAGCGGTCGCAAATACCGATCTATGA